The Chryseobacterium oranimense genome contains the following window.
CTTTTTCACAAGCTGTAAAAGCCAATACTCCAATTAATAAAAGGGAAAGTTTAATTTTTTTCACGTAAGTCTTAAATTTTCACAAAAGTAGTCATTTAGTAATGATATTATTTTAAATTTACAAAGCAAAAAAATTTATTTATGAAATGGACAGACGATAGAAGCGACAACGTAGACGACAGGCGTGGAACTGGCGGAGGTAGCGGTGGCGCAATTGTAGGAGGTGGTTTGGGAACCCTGATCATTGCTGCAATTATATTCTTTTTAGGGGGAGACCCTTCTTCTTTACTTTCCTCCGGTGGCGGCAGTTCTTCTCCCACTGAACAGAGAGATTTAAGTGCCAATGAGCTTCAAATCCGCGAATTTGTAAAGATGGTTACCGCCGAAAACGAGCAAACCTGGTCCAAAATTTTTGCTGAGAACGGTATGCAATACCAGCCTGCCGTAGTCGTTCTGTTTGAAAGCACTACACAATCCGGATGCGGAACAGCTGAAGCAGCTATGGGACCTTTTTACTGCCCTGCAGATCAGAAGGTATATATGGATATGAGCTTTTTCAAAGAATTGCAGCAACGATTTGGAGCAAAGGTGACAGAATTCTCCATAGCCTACGTAATGGCTCACGAAATGGGGCACCATGTGCAGACTCTTTTGGGAACTACCCAGAAAGTAGATGCCTTAAGAAGAAGCGGAAGAT
Protein-coding sequences here:
- a CDS encoding neutral zinc metallopeptidase, with the protein product MKWTDDRSDNVDDRRGTGGGSGGAIVGGGLGTLIIAAIIFFLGGDPSSLLSSGGGSSSPTEQRDLSANELQIREFVKMVTAENEQTWSKIFAENGMQYQPAVVVLFESTTQSGCGTAEAAMGPFYCPADQKVYMDMSFFKELQQRFGAKVTEFSIAYVMAHEMGHHVQTLLGTTQKVDALRRSGRYSEADLNRVSVATELQADFYAGVWAKQTDNREHILEPGDIESAIEAAEAVGDDNIQKRSQGYVNQESFTHGSSAQRKEWFMKGYNTGDIKQGDTFNQLLK